The proteins below come from a single Vitis vinifera cultivar Pinot Noir 40024 chromosome 9, ASM3070453v1 genomic window:
- the LOC100241437 gene encoding uncharacterized protein LOC100241437 — translation MSIGASLVGFHTSIRPVIAVDGTFLKAKYLGTLFIAACKDGNNQIYPLAFGIGDSENDASWEWFLQKLHDALRHIDDLFVISDRHGSIEKAVHKVFPHARHGVYTYHVGQNLKTKFKNPAIHKLFHDVAHAYHVSEFNFIFGQLEMIDPRAARYLMDIGVDRWARSYSTGKRYNIMTTGIVQSLNAVLKNARDLPVLQLVEELRNLLQKWFVTRQQQAMSMSTELTMWADGELHSRYNMSATYLVEPINSKECNVNYVGISAQGKEETQHKGKLELEGKWAEKIAEGVFLSELGHF, via the exons atgtcGATTGGTGCATCTCTTGTTGGGTTTCACACATCAATAAGGCCTGTGATTGCAGTTGATGGGacatttttgaaagcaaagtaCTTAGGGACTTTATTTATTGCAGCGTGTAAAGATGGCAACAATCAGATATACCCTTTAGCCTTTGGGATTGGTGATTCAGAAAATGATGCCTCATGGGAGTGGTTTTTACAAAAACTGCATGATGCACTTAGAcacattgatgatttgtttgtgaTATCAGATCGACATGGTAGCATTGAAAAAGCAGTACATAAAGTATTTCCCCATGCGAGGCATGGTGTCTACACTTATCACGTTGgacaaaatttgaagacaaagttCAAGAATCCTGCAATTCATAAGTTGTTCCATGATGTTGCCCATGCTTATCATGTTTcagagtttaattttatatttgggcaACTAGAGATGATTGACCCAAGAGCAGCAAGATATTTGATGGATATAGGTGTTGATCGATGGGCACGTTCATATTCTACCGgaaaaagatataatatcatGACGACAGGGATCGTTCAAAGCCTTAATGCTGTGTTGAAAAATGCTAGAGATCTTCCAGTTTTGCAATTGGTTGAAGAATTGAGAAacttacttcaaaaatggtttgtgactcGTCAACAACAAGCAATGTCAATGTCAACTGAACTTACCATGTGGGCTGATGGAGAACTTCATTCAAGGTATAATATGTCAGCAACATATCTAGTGGAACCTATCAACTCCAAGGAGTGTAATGTTAACTATGTTGGCATTAGTGCTCAA GGTAAGGAAGAGACACAACACAAGGGAAAATTGGAATTGGAGGGAAAATGGGCTGAAAAGATAGCTgagggggtatttttgtccgaATTGGGTCATTTTTGA